One Rosettibacter firmus genomic window carries:
- a CDS encoding J domain-containing protein, protein MSYKTNLIRMRNAADFLFEQKKYEDAYYIYDDIYHKIWYAIGYVYNGISSFSQQYLTTYKSNYELRTQFFNQAIETIFKKWFNLDIDQTLNEFIFATQGHLQCISYAPEINSTISSENVLNEYLILHTLILEIDNNWIDSILKIATPVFEENILKKIRPVNKLENVKKLLINNAEKIKSTDWFNVNIFFLDYLFNTGDNSSELFTSIHKIVGFYYNQKTHRKTTSQEQEQKKQKYTHHEFYEKYEKYERYELYEKKTIFYEDDFDPATATEFEKAKYYGKILGLSGRITKSQIRKKYLDLIAKYHPDRVSDLGEELKILAEKKTKQLNAAYEWMKKKYNL, encoded by the coding sequence ATGAGCTATAAAACAAATCTTATAAGAATGAGAAATGCTGCAGATTTTCTATTCGAACAAAAAAAGTATGAAGATGCCTATTACATTTATGATGATATTTATCATAAAATATGGTATGCAATTGGTTATGTGTATAATGGTATTTCAAGTTTTTCACAGCAGTATTTAACAACTTATAAATCAAATTACGAATTACGAACACAATTTTTTAATCAGGCTATTGAAACAATTTTTAAGAAATGGTTTAATCTGGATATAGATCAAACATTAAATGAATTTATTTTTGCTACTCAGGGACATTTGCAATGCATTAGTTATGCTCCAGAAATAAACTCTACAATTTCTTCTGAAAATGTATTAAATGAATATTTAATACTTCACACTTTAATTCTGGAAATTGACAATAACTGGATCGATTCAATCTTAAAGATTGCAACACCAGTGTTTGAAGAAAATATTCTTAAAAAAATTAGACCTGTAAATAAATTAGAAAATGTAAAGAAGTTATTAATTAATAATGCAGAAAAGATTAAAAGTACAGATTGGTTTAATGTAAATATATTTTTTCTGGATTATTTATTTAATACAGGTGATAATAGCTCGGAACTTTTTACATCAATTCATAAAATCGTAGGATTTTATTATAATCAGAAAACTCATAGAAAAACAACCAGCCAGGAACAGGAGCAAAAGAAACAGAAGTATACACACCACGAATTCTATGAAAAGTATGAGAAATATGAACGTTATGAACTATATGAGAAAAAGACAATATTTTATGAAGATGATTTTGATCCTGCTACTGCAACAGAGTTTGAAAAAGCAAAATATTATGGAAAAATATTGGGCTTGAGTGGTAGAATAACAAAATCTCAAATTAGAAAAAAATATCTTGACCTTATAGCCAAATATCATCCCGATAGAGTAAGTGATTTAGGAGAAGAATTAAAAATTTTAGCCGAGAAAAAGACTAAACAACTTAATGCTGCTTATGAATGGATGAAGAAAAAATATAACCTTTAA
- a CDS encoding alpha-N-arabinofuranosidase, translating into MKRITAILIIVLSVIIYGQNKIVINADLGKDTINRNIYGHFSEHLGRCIYEGFYVGDTNKVIPNTRGIRNDVIAALKKMKVPVLRWPGGCFADTYHWKDGIGDKSKRPTIVNAWWGGVTENNSFGTHEFMDLCEQLGAEPFISGNVGSGTPQELAEWIQYCNFDGISPMSDLRKKNGREKPWGVKYWGVGNETWGCGGHMRPEYYADVYKRFATYMQGVSNTKIFRIASGPYGDYYEWTEVLMKNIPLNLIEGIGLHHYSVIDWNAKGSATNFTEEQYFKTIKQALKIEEYIEGHSKIMDKYDPNKKVALVVDEWGGWYDVEPGTNPAFLFQQNTMRDAVLAGVTLNIFNNHCERVRMANLAQTVNVLQAVILTDKEKIILTPTYHVMEMYNVHHDAVLLPSVVFSDTYKYGNDEIKSISCSASKDKNGKIHISLVNIDVNKEKNVQIDIRGQKVSSVSGRILTSEKVQDHNTFDNPDKIKPVIFKDVKLVNNVLNVKLPPFSVVVLNLE; encoded by the coding sequence ATGAAAAGAATAACAGCAATTCTGATTATTGTTTTAAGCGTAATTATTTATGGCCAAAATAAGATAGTAATTAATGCTGATTTAGGAAAAGATACTATAAACAGAAATATTTATGGACATTTTTCTGAACATTTAGGGCGGTGCATTTATGAAGGATTTTATGTTGGAGATACTAATAAAGTTATACCAAATACTCGGGGCATTAGAAACGATGTAATAGCAGCATTAAAAAAGATGAAAGTTCCTGTTCTTCGCTGGCCTGGTGGATGCTTTGCAGATACATATCACTGGAAAGATGGAATTGGAGATAAATCTAAACGACCTACTATCGTAAATGCATGGTGGGGTGGTGTAACAGAAAATAATAGTTTTGGTACACATGAGTTTATGGATTTATGTGAACAGTTAGGGGCAGAACCTTTTATCTCAGGAAATGTTGGTAGCGGAACACCCCAAGAATTAGCTGAGTGGATTCAATATTGCAATTTTGATGGTATAAGTCCTATGAGCGATTTAAGGAAAAAGAATGGAAGAGAAAAACCATGGGGTGTCAAGTATTGGGGTGTAGGTAACGAAACTTGGGGTTGTGGTGGTCATATGCGACCTGAATACTATGCTGATGTATACAAAAGATTTGCAACTTATATGCAGGGTGTATCAAATACAAAAATTTTTAGAATTGCATCCGGTCCTTATGGTGATTATTATGAATGGACTGAAGTATTAATGAAAAATATTCCTCTTAATCTTATTGAAGGGATTGGTCTACATCATTATTCTGTTATAGATTGGAATGCTAAGGGTTCGGCTACAAATTTTACTGAAGAACAATATTTCAAAACAATTAAACAGGCACTAAAGATAGAAGAATATATTGAAGGTCATTCTAAAATAATGGATAAATATGATCCCAATAAAAAAGTTGCACTTGTTGTTGATGAATGGGGTGGCTGGTATGATGTGGAACCAGGAACCAATCCTGCTTTCTTATTTCAACAGAATACTATGAGAGATGCTGTTCTTGCTGGAGTAACATTAAACATTTTCAATAATCATTGTGAAAGAGTCAGAATGGCTAATTTAGCTCAGACAGTTAATGTTCTACAAGCGGTTATTCTTACAGATAAAGAAAAAATAATTCTTACACCAACATATCATGTTATGGAAATGTATAATGTACATCATGATGCAGTTTTACTCCCTTCAGTAGTATTTTCAGATACTTATAAATATGGAAACGACGAAATTAAATCTATTTCTTGTTCTGCTTCCAAAGATAAAAATGGAAAAATCCATATTTCATTAGTTAATATTGATGTTAATAAAGAAAAAAATGTACAGATTGATATTAGAGGACAGAAAGTATCCAGTGTGAGCGGTAGAATTTTGACATCAGAAAAAGTACAGGATCATAATACATTTGATAACCCGGATAAAATAAAACCAGTTATTTTTAAGGATGTAAAACTTGTGAATAATGTATTAAATGTTAAACTACCTCCATTTTCTGTTGTTGTTCTTAATCTGGAGTAA
- a CDS encoding RecQ family ATP-dependent DNA helicase: MKLEEQLKKYFGYNSFKGLQKEIITRLVEERKHALVIMPTGGGKSLCYQLPALIFDGGTIVISPLIALMQDQVDTLKKKNIPADFINSTVSSEQRRERLIKFIKGEIKILYVTPERFKIKEFTDSIKNANVSLLAIDEAHCISEWGHDFRPDYSRMKEIREILKNPLTIALTATATPDVQDDIISKLGIDKKEIKIFHEGIKRPNLRLEAVEVFDEKETLNKIIKVLENYQKPGIIYFTLIKTLEKYSQLLKDRGFNHGIYHGKLSPKTRKEVQREFLNDKQKLILATNAFGMGIDKPDIRFVIHAEVPSSIESYYQEIGRAGRDGKDSLCLLIYNQNDLYTQMEFIKWANPDADYYSRLYNLLLNNIDEINSYGIEYIREHLSYKDKNDFRVETALGILERYGVIEGSPEEKNLKVISKLPPQLEDDEYLKAKFINDNKKLLSVVNYFRTKKCRRIFISEYFGFYDESNCGNCDICEPS, encoded by the coding sequence ATGAAGTTAGAAGAACAGCTAAAAAAATATTTTGGATACAATTCATTTAAAGGTCTTCAAAAAGAAATAATTACTAGATTGGTAGAAGAAAGGAAACATGCTCTGGTTATTATGCCAACAGGTGGAGGAAAGTCACTATGCTATCAACTTCCAGCTTTAATTTTTGATGGCGGTACTATTGTTATAAGTCCTCTTATTGCATTAATGCAGGATCAGGTAGATACATTAAAAAAGAAAAATATTCCAGCTGATTTTATTAATTCAACTGTAAGCAGCGAACAACGCAGAGAAAGATTAATAAAATTTATAAAGGGTGAAATAAAAATTTTATATGTAACTCCTGAAAGATTTAAGATAAAAGAGTTTACCGACTCAATTAAAAATGCCAATGTTTCACTTCTTGCAATCGACGAAGCACATTGTATTTCTGAATGGGGTCATGATTTCAGACCTGATTATTCAAGAATGAAAGAAATAAGAGAAATTCTAAAAAATCCTTTAACTATTGCTTTAACTGCTACAGCAACTCCTGATGTTCAGGATGATATTATATCAAAATTGGGAATCGATAAAAAAGAGATTAAAATATTTCATGAAGGAATAAAACGACCCAATTTAAGACTGGAAGCTGTTGAAGTATTTGATGAAAAAGAAACATTAAACAAAATCATAAAAGTATTAGAAAATTATCAGAAACCTGGAATAATTTATTTCACACTTATTAAAACACTTGAAAAATATTCACAATTGCTTAAAGACAGAGGATTTAATCATGGAATATATCACGGTAAATTAAGTCCTAAAACAAGAAAAGAAGTTCAGAGAGAGTTTCTAAATGACAAACAAAAATTAATATTAGCAACAAATGCATTTGGAATGGGAATAGATAAACCTGATATACGATTTGTTATTCATGCAGAAGTTCCTTCTTCAATAGAATCTTATTATCAAGAAATTGGAAGAGCAGGACGTGATGGTAAAGACTCTTTATGTTTATTAATATATAACCAGAACGATCTTTATACTCAGATGGAATTTATAAAATGGGCAAATCCAGATGCAGATTATTATTCACGTCTATATAATCTTTTATTAAATAATATTGATGAAATAAATTCATACGGAATAGAATACATAAGAGAACACCTAAGTTACAAAGACAAAAATGATTTTCGAGTTGAAACTGCATTAGGAATTCTGGAAAGATATGGTGTAATAGAAGGTTCACCTGAAGAAAAAAATTTAAAAGTAATCAGCAAATTACCTCCACAATTAGAAGATGACGAGTATCTAAAAGCAAAATTTATTAATGATAATAAAAAATTACTTTCTGTTGTAAATTACTTCAGAACAAAAAAATGCAGAAGAATTTTTATTTCTGAATATTTCGGTTTTTATGATGAATCTAATTGTGGTAATTGCGACATATGTGAACCTTCATAA
- a CDS encoding class I SAM-dependent rRNA methyltransferase, with the protein MADIILKKNEDRRIKKGHLWIFSNEIAKVEGEPLDGDLVNVYNSQNNFIAKGFYNKHSLISVRIISREKEFDLKKLFEQRILSAYNFRKYCYPDRNSFRLIFSESDSMPGLIIDKYNYTYVLQIYSVGMEKNIELILDILEKKLDAKNIFTKNEEYFRQLEGLPIEDKIFKGEMSEEIISDGEVKYRIDFKSSHKTGFYFDQCDNRIFASNFCKDKKVLDCFCNAGGFGLNAAKKGAKSITFVDSSKKEIENAEYNFKLNNFSCEAKFVDADVFNFLESCISSNEKYDIVIVDPPAFAKNKKSLPNAIKGYEKLNRLAMSVLNNDGILFTSSCSHHLKEEMFIDVINKAANKAKKKIHIFYFNNASLDHPFLPSMEETVYLKFAAVRIIE; encoded by the coding sequence ATGGCAGATATAATATTAAAAAAGAATGAAGATCGAAGAATTAAAAAAGGGCATTTATGGATTTTTAGTAACGAGATTGCGAAAGTGGAAGGTGAACCTTTGGATGGTGATTTAGTTAATGTTTATAATTCACAAAATAATTTTATAGCAAAAGGATTTTATAATAAACATTCATTGATTTCTGTCCGAATTATTTCTCGAGAAAAAGAATTTGATCTGAAAAAATTATTTGAGCAAAGGATTTTGTCTGCTTATAATTTTAGAAAATATTGTTATCCCGATCGTAATTCATTTCGTCTTATCTTCAGTGAAAGTGATTCAATGCCCGGTTTAATTATAGATAAATACAATTATACATATGTACTACAAATTTATTCTGTAGGAATGGAGAAAAATATTGAACTGATTCTTGATATTCTCGAAAAAAAATTAGATGCAAAAAATATTTTTACAAAAAATGAAGAATATTTCAGACAACTGGAAGGTCTTCCAATTGAAGATAAAATATTTAAAGGTGAAATGTCAGAAGAAATAATTTCGGATGGAGAAGTTAAATACAGAATAGATTTTAAATCTTCTCATAAAACTGGATTTTATTTTGATCAATGTGATAATAGAATATTTGCAAGTAATTTTTGTAAAGATAAAAAAGTTCTTGATTGTTTTTGTAATGCCGGTGGTTTTGGACTGAATGCCGCTAAAAAGGGGGCAAAATCCATTACATTTGTAGATTCATCAAAAAAGGAAATTGAAAACGCTGAGTATAATTTTAAATTAAATAATTTTTCATGCGAAGCAAAGTTTGTTGATGCGGATGTTTTTAATTTTTTAGAATCATGTATTTCCAGTAATGAAAAATATGATATTGTAATTGTTGACCCTCCTGCTTTTGCAAAAAATAAAAAAAGTTTACCCAATGCAATTAAAGGTTATGAAAAACTAAATCGCTTGGCAATGAGTGTATTGAATAATGATGGGATTTTATTTACATCATCCTGTTCACATCATCTTAAAGAAGAAATGTTTATTGATGTCATAAATAAAGCTGCAAATAAAGCTAAAAAGAAAATACATATTTTCTATTTTAATAATGCTTCACTTGATCATCCTTTTTTACCATCAATGGAAGAAACTGTTTATCTAAAATTTGCAGCTGTTAGAATAATAGAATGA